The following proteins are co-located in the Silene latifolia isolate original U9 population chromosome 1, ASM4854445v1, whole genome shotgun sequence genome:
- the LOC141609972 gene encoding PH, RCC1 and FYVE domains-containing protein 1-like → MNAAHHSRDIELAITALKKGTNLLKYGRRGKPKFCPFRLSNDESLLLWYSGNEEKHLRLSHVSRIIPGQRTPIFQRHPRPEKEYQSFSLIYNNRSLDLICKDKDEAEVWFTGLKALISRYHRRGSTEPRSGVSSEASSPKAQTQRSSPLSSPFGSCDSLQKDGADPIFTPFESPQKNGFEKGLSDGNLYTMPAKNFIPQGSTSSTQSLTTGGFDVLNGRSRGAGVDTFRVSLSSAVSSSSHGSGHDDGDALGDVYIWGEGAGDAILGGGPHRFGSSLGVKLDSYKPKTLDSAVLLDVQNVACGRKHAALVTKQGEVFTWGEDSGGRLGHGVDSDVSHPKLLDALKNTNIEIVACGENHSCAVSLSGDLYIWGGKKYNFSLPGQGDEMGHWIPKRLIGPLEGIHVSWISCGPWHTAIVSSAGQLFTFGDGTFGVLGHGDRKSFSIPREVESLKGLRAVRAACGVWHTAAVIEVMVGSSSSSNCSSGKLFTWGDGDKGRLGHGDKEARLVPTCVAALVEPNFCQVVCGHSLTVALTTTGQVYTMGSPVYGQLGNPQVDGKLPVRVEGKLANSFVEDISCGAYHVAVLTSRTEVYTWGKGANGRLGHGDTDDKNSPTLVEALKDKQVKSVACGTNFTAAICLHKWVSGVDQSLCSGCRLAFNFKRKRHNCYNCGLVFCHPCSSRKSLKASMAPNPNKPYRVCDNCYTKLKKSTDNDSSSQSSLSRRGSMNQRFNQNADCDDSMISRMESFKDAESVSSRGNKKSEFNSSRVTPFPNGFTKWGTFNTSTAGLSAFGSSKNFFSASLPGSRIVSRATSPTSRRSSPPRAATPSTTMISLNLPNKLVEDPKRTNDNLSQEVLKLRAQVEELTRKTQLQEVELEKTSKQLKEAIVIAGEETAKCKAAKEVIKSLTAQLKEMAERLPFGAVRNSKAYIQGSPGPNPASGVSNVKERLSSPVSVHEIGLNGSNYTDNSNGSSTPNSNNAGIGNLGTPSRNKNRTTDVEANCGSEWVEQDEPGVYITLASLPGGGKDLQRVRFSRKRFSEKEAEQWWSTNRDRVYQQYDVPMADKAGIGVGKDGILL, encoded by the exons ATTTGCAAGGATAAAGATGAAGCTGAAGTCTGGTTCACTGGTCTAAAAGCATTGATATCACGCTATCACCGAAGAGGGTCAACAGAACCAAGGAGTGGAGTATCATCAGAAGCAAGTAGCCCAAAAGCTCAAACGCAAAGGAGCTCTCCTTTGAGCTCTCCATTTGGCAGTTGCGATAGTCTGCAGAAG GATGGTGCAGATCCCATTTTTACTCCCTTTGAAAGTCCTCAAAAAAATGGCTTCGAAAAGGGATTGTCAGATGGAAATTTGTATACAATGCCTGCCAAAAATTTCATCCCGCAAGGTTCAACTAGCTCTACCCAGTCCTTAACCACTGGAGGTTTCGATGTCCTGAATGGACGCAGCAGAGGTGCTGGTGTTGACACATTTCGTGTCAGTCTTTCAAGCGCTGTTAGCTCATCCAGCCATGGGTCTGGCCATGATGATGGTGATGCTTTAGGTGATGTTTATATCTGGGGGGAAGGCGCAGGGGATGCTATCCTGGGTGGCGGGCCCCATAGGTTTGGAAGTTCTTTAGGCGTGAAGTTGGATTCATACAAGCCAAAAACATTGGATTCTGCTGTGCTTCTTGATGTTCAGAATGTAGCTTGTGGTAGAAAGCATGCTGCTTTAGTGACAAAACAGGGAGAAGTTTTTACATGGGGGGAAGATTCAGGAGGCCGACTAGGTCATGGTGTGGATTCCGATGTATCACATCCTAAGCTTTTGGATGCTCTAAAGAATACAAATATTGAAATTGTGGCTTGCGGAGAAAATCATTCATGTGCTGTATCACTATCAGGTGATTTGTACATATGGGGTGGCAAAAAATACAATTTTAGCCTCCCTGGACAAGGTGATGAAATGGGTCATTGGATTCCGAAGAGGCTAATTGGACCCTTGGAGGGAATACATGTCTCATGGATTTCTTGTGGACCGTGGCATACAGCAATAGTGTCTTCAGCTGGGCAGTTGTTCACTTTTGGTGATGGGACATTTGGTGTTCTTGGCCATGGAGATCGAAAAAGTTTCTCAATCCCAAGAGAGGTTGAGTCTCTCAAGGGGCTGCGAGCTGTGCGAGCTGCTTGTGGTGTGTGGCACACTGCTGCAGTTATAGAAGTTATGGTGGGTTCATCAAGTTCAAGCAATTGCTCCTCAGGAAAACTTTTCACTTGGGGGGATGGGGATAAGGGTCGGCTTGGGCATGGGGATAAGGAAGCAAGACTTGTCCCTACCTGTGTGGCTGCTCTTGTTGAGCCTAATTTTTGTCAAGTTGTCTGCGGGCATAGCTTGACTGTCGCACTTACAACCACAGGGCAGGTTTACACAATGGGAAGCCCTGTATATGGTCAACTAGGGAACCCTCAAGTGGATGGGAAGCTACCTGTACGAGTAGAAGGAAAACTTGCTAACAGTTTTGTTGAGGACATCTCTTGTGGGGCTTATCATGTCGCTGTTTTAACCTCGAGAACTGAAGTATATACATGGGGGAAGGGTGCGAATGGCAGATTAGGTCATGGGGATACAGATGACAAAAATAGCCCCACATTAGTTGAAGCATTGAAAGATAAACAAGTCAAAAGTGTAGCATGTGGTACAAATTTTACTGCAGCTATTTGTCTTCATAAGTGGGTATCTGGGGTGGATCAGTCATTGTGCTCTGGATGTCGTCTAGCTTTCAATTTTAAGAGAAAAAGACACAATTGTTATAATTGTGGACTTGTGTTTTGTCATCCATGTAGCAGCAGAAAGTCTCTTAAGGCTTCTATGGCACCTAATCCTAATAAACCTTATAGAGTTTGTGATAATTGCTACACCAAACTCAAAAAATCCACAGACAATGATTCATCTTCTCAGTCTTCTTTGAGTAGAAGAGGCAGTATGAATCAGCGATTCAACCAAAATGCCGATTGTGATGATAGTATGATTTCTAGGATGGAGTCATTTAAGGATGCAGAAAGTGTGTCTTCCAGAGGGAACAAAAAGTCAGAATTTAACAGTAGCCGTGTCACTCCATTTCCAAATGGATTTACTAAATGGGGTACATTTAACACTTCTACAGCTGGACTGTCAGCATTTGGGTCATCCAAGAATTTTTTTTCTGCTTCTCTTCCAGGATCACGTATAGTATCTCGAGCAACTTCGCCTACATCAAGACGGTCTAGCCCGCCTCGAGCTGCGACACCTAGTACAACTATGATATCACTTAATTTGCCGAACAAACTTGTAGAAGATCCTAAGAGGACAAATGATAATCTCAGTCAAGAAGTATTGAAACTCAGAGCTCAG GTTGAAGAACTCACTCGTAAAACACAACTTCAAGAAGTTGAGCTAGAGAAAACATCAAAACAACTGAAGGAAGCAATTGTAATAGCAGGAGAAGAAACTGCGAAGTGCAAAGCTGCGAAGGAAGTGATCAAGTCACTTACTGCTCAA TTGAAGGAGATGGCTGAAAGGTTGCCGTTTGGAGCAGTAAGAAACAGCAAGGCATATATCCAAGGATCCCCTGGGCCTAATCCTGCAAGTGGTGTGTCTAATGTGAAAGAACGGCTTAGCAGTCCAGTATCTGTTCATGAAATAGGTTTAAATGGGTCAAACTACACTGACAATTCAAATGGGTCCAGTACTCCCAATAGCAATAACGCTGGAATAGGTAATTTGGGGACACCATCCAGGAACAAGAACAGAACAACTGACGTTGAAGCTAATTGTGGTTCTGAATGGGTGGAGCAAGATGAACCTGGTGTATACATTACCCTTGCGTCTCTACCTGGCGGAGGCAAAGACCTACAACGTGTGCGATTCAG CCGGAAGCGGTTTAGTGAAAAAGAAGCAGAGCAATGGTGGTCTACTAACCGTGATCGAGTGTATCAACAGTATGATGTTCCAATGGCTGACAAGGCTGGTATTGGCGTGGGAAAGGATGGCATACTGCTTTAA